The Chitinophaga pinensis DSM 2588 region GCACCTGACCACCTATCAGCTCAACGCCATCACTAAACAAACACTGGATAAAACCTGCTCTGAAGTCATCAACGATTATATTATCCTGGAAGCGAGAAGACAACTCCGTGCTACCACTGAACAAATCAATAACATCGCCTTCCGGCTGGGTTATGAAGACGTCTCCTATTTTATCCGCTTCTTCAAAAAACACACGGCTTATACACCCGATGCTTTTCGGCAGAATTGCAGATAAATCCCATTGAACTACATTTTTGTCCTACACCTGATAGCCGCTACCGGTCTACTTTTGCATCGTACAAAGTAATCACGCAGCTATGACGACAAAAAACAGACTGATCGCTTCGCTAAAGATCTGGATAGTGATTTATCCATCCATCACACTGTTTCTTTATCTCTTCGGACCAACCATGTCTTTACTACCACTATACCTGAGAACATTCCTGCTCACCATCATCCTGGTGCCCTGGATAGTATTCGCAGGATTACCCCTGCTTGAACGCCTCCTCAACATGCGTCAGGTGAAGAAAACAAAGAGACAATAAAAACAGTGTAGCATGATCAATGAAAAACAAACAGACGTCATCATCATCGGTGGCAGCTATGCCGGTCTTGCAGCAGCAATGGCATTGGGCAGGGCATTGAAAAATGTCATGATCATCGACAGTGGCTTGCCCTGCAACAGGCAAACGCCTTACTCCCACAACTTCCTGACACAGGACGGACAGACGCCGGCAAACATCAGCGCCATCGCCCGGCAACAGGTAGCGCAATACCCTACCGTACAATTCCTGAATGACCTTGCCACAGATGCCGTGCAAACCGGAACAGGATTCAATATCCGTGTTGCCTCGGGTGATAGCTTCCAGGCACACAAATTAATCTTTGCAACAGGTATCCGCGATATACTGCCTGACATCAACGGCTTATCTGATTGCTGGGGTATTTCGGTATTACATTGTCCCTTCTGTCATGGTTACGAAGTAAGGGAGGCAAAAACCGGCGTCCTGGGTGACGGCGACTATGGACTTGAGTTCTCCCGTCTTATCCGTAACTGGACGACTGATCTGACACTGTTTACCAATGGCAGTGCTACACTGACGCCCGAACAATATGCTCTCCTGCAGCAACAGCATATTCCTGTTGTTGAAAAAAGGATCCGCGAACTGGTACAGGAAAATGGCTATATCCGCCATATTGTTTTCGAAGACGGAACAACTGCTCCCCTCACGGCGTTATATACACATGCCCCCTTTGAACAACATTGTCCTTTACCGGAAAAGCTGGGTTGCGCGTGCACAACAGAGGGGTATCTCATAACCGATCACACACAACAAACGACTATTCCCGGTGTTTTTGCCTGCGGAGATAATACGACTCGCTTACGGACAATAGCGAACGCCGTCTCTATGGGTACAGCAGCCGGTATTGCCGTTACAAAATCAATTAAGAATTAACCCGGAGATCTCCGCTGCATTCCAATTCTTAATTATTAATTCTCAATTGTTAATTATTAAAAATTTAAAACTCACGTAATGAAAATCATCCTCATCGGCGCATCCGGCACGATCGGCAAACACATCGCTGCTTCACTGGAAAAAGAACATGAAATCATCAGAGTAGGATCAAAAAGCGGCGTAATACAGGCAGATATCACCTCCCCGGCATCAATAGAGCATCTGTTCAAACAGACAGGTCCTTTTGATGCACTGGTAAGTACGGCAGGAGATGCGCATTTCGGTCCGCTGAAAACAATGAACGATAAAGAGTTCAGAATAGGCGTCAACAGTAAGTTAATGGGGCAGGTCAACCTGGTACTGATCGGGCAGCATTACATCAAACCGAAGGGATCTTTTACGCTGATATCCGGCGTCCTTTCACAAGACCCTGTATTGAGCGGTGGAAACCCTGCGGCCATGAACGGCGCCATAGAATCCTTTGTACGTGCAGCCGCCATAGAACTGGAAAATGGAGTTAGAATCAATGCCGTGAGTCCGACGGTTGTGGAAGAGTCTCCCGAATATTTTCCATATTTCCCGGGACATATACCGGTGACTATGAAAGAAGTGATAGCCGCTTATCATAAGAGTATACTGGGCGCAGGCACCGGACAGGTGATCAAAGCTTATTAAACAGAAAAGAGGCTGTCTCATTGAGCAGCCTCTTTCTTGTTTGGATAGTTGATGGAATCAGTTAGCCATACCTTTTTCTGTTTTAATCTTTAAAAGTAAGTGCCGTTCTCCAGATCGGCTACCAAACCAACATGCTCCGGTTTCCAACCCAGCCATACTGCTGTTTGTTGCGCAGAAGCAGGAATGTTCAGGGATACAAACATCCCCAGCCAGCCAAAATGAGCAGCAGCGTCATCCTTCTTTACGGATTGCAAAGGAAGGTTCAGCTTCCGGCTGATCACTCCTGCCAGGTCTTTTACAGATACCCCTTCATCTCCTACTGCATGGAAGACGGGACGTCCGTTTCCTTTTTCCAGCGCCAGTCTGAATACCTTTGCCGCATCCAGTCTGTGTACGGCCGGCCAGCGGTTTTCACCGTCTTCTACATAGGCAGCAACCCCTTTTTCACGGGCAATACCGATCAGCCCGGGAATAAACCCACGATCGCCATCACCATGTACGGAAGGAGGCAAACGTACAATAGACGCCTTTACACCTTTAGCCACTGCTGCTGCAGCCGCTTCTTCAGAAGCCACCCTTGGAATCGCAGCAGAGCCGACAGCTGACAGATCAGCCTCAGTTACCAGACGACCAGGCGCAATAACGCCTGTTCCGGAGGTGATGATCAATGGACGGTCAGTACCTTCCAGTCCTGCACTTAATGCTTCAATAGCGAGTCTGTCTGTTTCACAGTTCTCTTTATATTTTGAAAAATCATGGATAAAAGCCAGGTGGATGACGCCATCTGAAGCGGCCGCACCCTGTTTTAAGCTATCAAGGTCTTCCAGTGAGCCGTAATGTACAGCTGCACCCGCTGCTTCCAATGCCTTCGCAGATGCTTCTGAACGGGCAAGCCCCGTTACCTGGTGACCTGCGGCAATTAACTCCTGAACAACAGCCGAGCCGATAAATCCTGATGCGCCGGTTACAAAAACTTTCATAGTTGTTTGCTGATTTGATGAATGCCTTAATTTTCATCACAAAATTCCGCCGGAAACGGCCCCTGAAACAAGGACATTTGACACAAATTTTCGAGGTCATTTGACCTAACTTCGCTAATTTCAAGGAAAGGAATCAGAAAGGGCATCTATCAATGTTTGAGACATTCGAAGCATATATCACCGCAAAGGGGCATTTTACCAGGGAAGAGCTGCAGCTCATGCGCTCGCTGGCAATCGTCAAAAGGTACCGCAGAAGACAGTTGCTGCTCAAGGAAGGAGAAGTCTGTCAGTATAAAATGTTTATCACAAAAGGACTATTAAAAACCTATTGTCTGAAAAACGACGGTACGGAACATATCATGCGCTTCGCGCCGGAAAACACCTGGACGACCGATCATGAAAGCTTCTCAAAACAGATCCCTTCCAAAGCTAATATCGAGGCACTGGAACCTACAGAAGTACTGCTGTGGACACAGGATAGTCTGGACAGGATCATGAAAGCCGTACCTGCCTTCAGAACTTATCTTGACGCACTGATCTCCAATACTCTCAATTCCACCTACGAAAGGATACTCATGAACATCAGTTATACTTCGGAAGAAAAGTACCAGGACTTCATCAGTACTTATCCGGATATCTTCAGAAGAGTACCTTTACACATGGTGGCCTCTTACCTGGGCGTTTCAAGAGAGACCCTGAGCAGAATAAGACACGCCCAGCTGAAACAACAGAAACTGGAACCTTAACCTCCATAAGTGCACCATTCTGCGCCGTTTATACCGTCTTCCTCCATCTTTCACATAAAAAGTTAGGATTTCTCTGCCCTGCTGCCTATTTTGGTGCCACAGGTCCATTTTAATTGAAATTTCCACAAACATCCTATCATGACAAAAAGAACAGGGTTTCTTTTACTGACACTCTTATTAGCCCGAACGGACGGCTGGAGCCAATCGGCGCCGCCAAAGTATACGCAATACGTCAATACATTCATTGGTACAGCCCCCCTGACAGATCCAAAGATTCTTGGCTATAAACTGCCGGATGGCTGGCGCTCATGGGCTGGTCTGACATTCCCGGGTAGCTCCCTGCCGAATGCCATGGTGCAGTTAAGTCCGATGACCGAATATGGCTCCGGTGCTGGCTATGAATATGAAGACAATATCATCTAC contains the following coding sequences:
- a CDS encoding NAD(P)/FAD-dependent oxidoreductase; protein product: MINEKQTDVIIIGGSYAGLAAAMALGRALKNVMIIDSGLPCNRQTPYSHNFLTQDGQTPANISAIARQQVAQYPTVQFLNDLATDAVQTGTGFNIRVASGDSFQAHKLIFATGIRDILPDINGLSDCWGISVLHCPFCHGYEVREAKTGVLGDGDYGLEFSRLIRNWTTDLTLFTNGSATLTPEQYALLQQQHIPVVEKRIRELVQENGYIRHIVFEDGTTAPLTALYTHAPFEQHCPLPEKLGCACTTEGYLITDHTQQTTIPGVFACGDNTTRLRTIANAVSMGTAAGIAVTKSIKN
- a CDS encoding short chain dehydrogenase translates to MKIILIGASGTIGKHIAASLEKEHEIIRVGSKSGVIQADITSPASIEHLFKQTGPFDALVSTAGDAHFGPLKTMNDKEFRIGVNSKLMGQVNLVLIGQHYIKPKGSFTLISGVLSQDPVLSGGNPAAMNGAIESFVRAAAIELENGVRINAVSPTVVEESPEYFPYFPGHIPVTMKEVIAAYHKSILGAGTGQVIKAY
- a CDS encoding SDR family oxidoreductase, giving the protein MKVFVTGASGFIGSAVVQELIAAGHQVTGLARSEASAKALEAAGAAVHYGSLEDLDSLKQGAAASDGVIHLAFIHDFSKYKENCETDRLAIEALSAGLEGTDRPLIITSGTGVIAPGRLVTEADLSAVGSAAIPRVASEEAAAAAVAKGVKASIVRLPPSVHGDGDRGFIPGLIGIAREKGVAAYVEDGENRWPAVHRLDAAKVFRLALEKGNGRPVFHAVGDEGVSVKDLAGVISRKLNLPLQSVKKDDAAAHFGWLGMFVSLNIPASAQQTAVWLGWKPEHVGLVADLENGTYF
- a CDS encoding Crp/Fnr family transcriptional regulator, with the translated sequence MFETFEAYITAKGHFTREELQLMRSLAIVKRYRRRQLLLKEGEVCQYKMFITKGLLKTYCLKNDGTEHIMRFAPENTWTTDHESFSKQIPSKANIEALEPTEVLLWTQDSLDRIMKAVPAFRTYLDALISNTLNSTYERILMNISYTSEEKYQDFISTYPDIFRRVPLHMVASYLGVSRETLSRIRHAQLKQQKLEP